Genomic window (Ananas comosus cultivar F153 linkage group 1, ASM154086v1, whole genome shotgun sequence):
gaaaaaaaactttttttttttttgagagagagataggtagcacgctacccgcttcgtttatttcatttagaaataaacttagctggaaatgtgaatcaactgggATTCGGACTTGGTTCTcgagtactaaccaccaagccttttgccacttgctctagagacggacggtcggtaaaaaaaaactttttgcaACGACAAATTTGTAAGGGCAAAACATCGTTAAAAATCTAACAACAAGACATTTATTAATGAATCATAATTTTggaagaaatatatttgtaaaccAGAGAATTTTTAAATGGATAAATTTggtaacttaaattttgaaggaaTGTATTTGCTACTTCATATCTTTGCAGGGATCTATATGAAATTTATCCTATTTCTTAAAACGGATACAAATTACAATTTCTtgagaaggtttttttttaaaaaaattatctggGGGCAAACACATGATGGAACCTCTCAAAAATCAAGCAGTCATTTGAAGCAATATGctaaattttgcacaaaagattttgaattttacgaGACTTGTCTGTGTAGGGACCAAAAATTAAGGGGGTGTTAGATTTCCtgaaaaaattttcagaaaatagttttatgactgaaaagttattttcagtttgtttggttaacagaaaaaataatatttctgaAAAGCCCTTTTACAGATATCATGAAGAAgtcctttttaaattttaacaattttgtatcaaaaaaaaaaaaaaaactatagaaaaaaTGTTTTTCATAAAccatttttccttcacaaaatAATTTCCTTCAATTTTTGGAGAAACCAAACAAACCCTAGTGAATTGTATgctccaactttttttttttttttttttttttttttttttttttttttttttagttcattTTGGTGGCCCTGAAAATTAGACATCATGGAAGTTGCAGCAGATACTCTCCAACCAAACCCATATGAAAACTGAGTTAAAAAGTTGGGCACCAAACTAAAACTATGCTCTCCTCtactttaaaattgaaaattaaataaatgaagagCTTCTGATTTTGATGGAATTTAAAAGTTGGGAGCAaactgcaaaaacaaaaaaatcacaCTTCATCATTTCAAAACCACACTATGAATCTTATTCTAATTTCATACCAAGTAAACATCCCATTTGTCCCATAGCAAAAGAATACCCTGAGTCTCCACATAGAAACCCAGAGAAATTACACAGAGAGAGTGATATTACAAATAAAGCTACATCTCTAAATAAGCTTTAGTTCTCCAACACAAATGTGCCCAAAAAAGAACAATGTAAGTTTGTATATGAATGGCGCATAACTTATAAACCTACACTATTCCCCCTTCTCCAACTCTACTTCTCCTTCTTAGGGCCGTTAGCAGCGTCGGCGGCTTCTTTGGATGGATTAAGCTCGTCCCAAGCTTCGATCCACATGACCATGGCGTCGGCAAGCTTGTCGAAGTACGGGTCGACTTTTCCGAGCTTAGCCTTAACCTGCTTCGAGAGCTCGATGTAGCACTTTTGCACGGTGTTGCACTCCTTCGGTAGGTTCGCGGATTGGAAGAAGGGGATGAGCTCTTCTTGCCAGAAGATGCCGTTGTACTCCTTTTTAAGGTTTACGAACGGGTTGCTCGCCTTGCTGTGCCAGATGTAGGGCAGGCCGGTCTTTACTCCTAGACCTAAGTGGTCGCAGATCACCTACACAATCAACGGATAAGATGTGAGGAGAGCTTATGTATTCATCGGAGCAAATACCCGATTACCAAAGAAGAAAAGTACTTCTACAAGTGGATGACAAAGGAACATTTAAGGCCTGTTTGGTTTTGGCTGGAACTTCTCCCAAACTGCTGTTTAAGTAGAGCTACTCGAACAAGCGCGCATAGTTTTTTCCTTTAACATCCTAAACAGCTCCCTACTGCATCAGAATCGGAAAATTCCagttggagcttctgcttctcAGCCCTAGATCTCATTTTGGCTTCTTGCTATAGAAAAAGCTCCCAACCATTTGATAGCCGAAACTTGTTAGTAGTAGAGAAGCGATTTAGAAACCAAACACACGTAGTTGGACAAAGGTGCTTTAATACTTTTATGCTAATTATGAAACACTCTCCTTCATTCATGGGCTCGACACGTGTAATTTGAACTGATTGGAATATAGTCGTTCCCTTTAAGTGCTAGACCAATCTGGTGGAAGTCAAACTCGGGAGGAACACTCACATAACGTGTGAACTGAATCAAACGACCAAATTCCCTCTTGAAGCTTAACAATCCAAAAAAGGGTGCTTGAATTTTTTGCTTCCTAAGTATTGAAACAGATCaagacaaaagaagaagaatgattTACCTTCATGCACCAACCAGCCCACATATCATCGTAACGGCCAATAGGCTGGCCATCACCCATAAGTCCAAAGTACATGGCAGGGCCGATTAGCTCACGGTTGAATGCGAGATTCATCCCACACATTGGAAACAAGGTACCCTTTGGAATTGTGAGTACTGCATCAACATACCTGACATCCAAAAGAATTTAGTTAGATGAGCCAAGCAAGCAACTAATTAAAGAAAAGTCTAAATTGTCGacctaataaaattttgaattgaataaTCTCAGCCTATCCTGGGCTTTATCATTAATATTTCTTACCTGCTGTTTTATAATGCAAATATCTCTTCTGAGAAAAACGAGAGAGGACAGTGCGCAAATACATAATGCTTCAGGTAAAATACATAGGTAGTCCGTAAACTAAAATTACCAACATTTGCCCACGGATCACATCGCTTGTCAGCGAAATTGAAAGGAATAGCTAAACATTTTACTCTAGTGTTCAAGTAGCTACCTGGTATTTCTCTCACGGGGCTTGACAAGCTGTGTTGGGGCATCATAGTCCGGGATATTGAGCCAAAGGCCATGAGAAACAGCAGTAGTGACACCCTCGCGAAGGCTAAAAGGGTAGCCACGAACGAAATCTGCTCCCTCACGGTAAGGATCATACAGAGTATTAAAGAAGAAGGGAGTAGAAGGGCTGAGAAGATTCTTTATGTGCTGCTCGAGCGCATTGATGTCCTTGCCAGATGGTTCTTTGGCAACCTATACATAAAAAGAGAAAGGGCTTTGTTTAGTAAAACGATTTCACTGTAATTTGAAGAAGAGAGCTTGAATTCTTACATACTAACACCAATTAAGTAAATACATGCAGATCAACGGATTACATGTGCCCACCGCTTTGCCAATGAGGAATGAGGAACTTTACTTTGTAGATCACAAAATGGAGGCATAATAAACTAACACTGACCATGCATCAAGTTGTTTGGAGatcaaaatgataaaataagcATAAAACATGTCTGTTACTCATCtattaataaagagaaaaaaaagcacAACTATCAGTCCACTTCCTATTGTTGTTCTCTTCTTTTTCATGACACCAGTTCACAGATCTTTTTGCATCCCTAGTCAACAACAGTGCAATCATTCTTGTAGCCAATAGAAGCACTCTAATAAATTGCGTAGTGGACAGACATGACCCACATAACTCCACAGATCCCGCCGGAAAATGGTAGCCACTAATTATGCAGGTAAAAATGATTGCAAGTTTCATAAAGATAGAACAAAGGTTCTGATGATTACAGCACTATCCtgttaacaataaaaaaaagaaaaaaaaaattaaaaagataagaGTAAGGAATGCTTCAATAGGCATAAGCATTTAAAGGATTAAGTACATTGTAGACATTGGAGCATTGTTTAAGATTGGAGTGGTGTTGAACccttttaaaatataagaacCATGCGATGCAAACCTAATGAAGCGGATCTGGCAACAGTTCACAAAAGACCAACAGGAAGATCTGCTAagtaattttttagtaaaacaGCTGAGTagcacaaaaattttataaacaagGATGAAAGATCAACTCGATGCTAAGCTGCTAACTCTTATTACGATTTTCCTTGCTCAATAATGGATCTGAAGGCATGGAGAGTCGACTATATAAGCAATGGTTATATCATAACAGATCATCACTGGAAGATTAAATAATCCTCTGGCATAAACTTATCAAGCCAAAAAATGCGTTAATACAGCAAAATAACCAACAAGTGCAACATAAATTAATCCAACTAAGTCATATTAGCACCAAAGATCAGGATAAAAATAATTGTAAATTAAACCAAAAGTAACACACAGGGCACTTGGTTTAGAAACTAAAGCCTATCCATAATCCTCTAAAGTTCCCAACGAGGGAAAAAAATTGCTAATGAAGAGATCAAAGAGATGGTCCCAACCATCAATAAAGTAGAGTGGATCTTTCAATTAACATGCTACAATAATAGATCAAAAGCAACAGTGTAACAGCCTCTTCAGGAAGGAAGAAGAGTTGATGATAGGAACTAAATTGAACTCAAACTAAAACCTTAATATAGTACGAAAAGAGCTGCAACTATAGAATACCGAAATtatgaaaaaagaataattttgcaACATCATCGTAATAATAAATCCCTTTCACAACATAAAGTCAATCAAAGACCAAGTTTATTTTTCCCAGATTAAGTAAAAAAGTACCAAAAACATCGAAGTAACAGGGAAAAATCCGATCTTTACGTCTTCCCCAAAACCAAAACTTAAACATCAAAACACCAATCCAAAAACCCTGAaaaaactggaaaaaaaaaatcccaccttTACGCAATCCCCGCCACGCTCTTCCCCACCCAAAAACAAAACTCAATCATCAAAACACCAAGCGAAACCATAAAAGCTCCGAAATCGAACCAGTTAAGAGGAATGGGGGAGGAGAAAGAGGCTGAGATCCGACTCACGAAGCAGTCATCGTCGATCGTATAGATGTACTTCTTCTTGGAGACCATGTATCCGAAGCATCGGCACGCGGAGTCCTTGAAGGAGATGCACGAGGCCTTGGGGCCGAGGATACGGTTGATGTCGTTGCGGTTGTAGAGCTCGTAGTCGAACCCCTCGGGCACCTTGATGGTCCTCGTGGGGTCCCCATCTTGGACGATGATGAGGTGGTAGGGTTGGAAGAACGGCCTCCACATCTCCAGGAAATCCAGGTTCCGGATCGTCGGGATCACGATGTCGAGCTCCTCCTTGAGCAGGGGAGTGATCGGAACCCCTGATCCGGTCGCCATTGACGCGCGCGGCGACGAGGGATCGGCCCTAGggtttcagagagagagagagagagatggagaggacgaagagatcgagagagagagagagaggcgacgaagaggggagggagaggatCCGAACATATAAAGAGGAGATCGGCACGTGACGTCACGTGAGACCCGGTCGGGTGGGGTCGTATTGACCCGGTCCATGTTTCCGGTCCGGAAATTAGGCCGGCTCTCGGTTCCCCGGTCTAGACGCAATACAAAGGGCTTTCACaagggaaaaaatatatattaaaaacttATTATTGTGTTATATGCACTTTAGGAACCCTAGTAcgtaaaaaatatgtatatgaaaaaaaatataaacttcaaataccacttttgtgatttcatattttcttattttagtactctgtgatttaaaatatatcaatttagtattatataattttttttcttttcgtcaacttCTCCGTTAGTATTTTGTTaaactatatacaaaaaaactttagataccccgactaaatttatcgaatattcactttagtacattttaatttaaactttatcactgatttaataaaaaagaattaatggaGAGGatagtaaaaagagaaaaataaaataatagcttactaaattgatacactttaaattatagaatattaaaataaaaaatcggagttgtatttgaaattattttaaaaaaaaaatttctaggcATTGAGTGATTGATCGTTTAATTACAGTGATATGTATAAATAGTGAAAGTAGTGAATCCTCGGAATTTTTTCTATACaagatttacaaaaatttattttactgtcaatttctatttgtttttatatatataatagatatagatatctacagaaaaaaaatattttgaaaaattataaatgtacGAAAAATTTTGTGTTGGTTATTAATATCACCGGGTAGGTGACCGGATCCCGAGGCGGGAGAGGGACAAGCATGGAATATTCTCATTCCCCAGTTTTAGTGAATCTGAACGGACGAATTATTGACGGTTGGATTTGTACTAGGGTATGAGATCTGAGCCGTCCGTTGGCTCGGGGCGCATGCGATCACGTGGTCGGCGTGTTGTCCGCATAATCCGGCGTAGAATTTCGTTGAGTTTGGTGTATTTGTCGGCAATTGCGAGACTAGCAACAACGTAAGCTAAAAATGCATGGAAACACCTccaattatagaaaattttaaattaggtctctcaaattttttttcttttaaagaaaaaaaaaagtactaactgtttcgtttattttatttgaaaataaatttagctgaaaatatgaatcaactagaattcgaacttggaatctcgggtaccaaccaccaagccctttggcacttgctctagagacggtc
Coding sequences:
- the LOC109708260 gene encoding UDP-arabinopyranose mutase 1, giving the protein MATGSGVPITPLLKEELDIVIPTIRNLDFLEMWRPFFQPYHLIIVQDGDPTRTIKVPEGFDYELYNRNDINRILGPKASCISFKDSACRCFGYMVSKKKYIYTIDDDCFVAKEPSGKDINALEQHIKNLLSPSTPFFFNTLYDPYREGADFVRGYPFSLREGVTTAVSHGLWLNIPDYDAPTQLVKPRERNTRYVDAVLTIPKGTLFPMCGMNLAFNRELIGPAMYFGLMGDGQPIGRYDDMWAGWCMKVICDHLGLGVKTGLPYIWHSKASNPFVNLKKEYNGIFWQEELIPFFQSANLPKECNTVQKCYIELSKQVKAKLGKVDPYFDKLADAMVMWIEAWDELNPSKEAADAANGPKKEK